A region from the Deltaproteobacteria bacterium genome encodes:
- a CDS encoding DUF4360 domain-containing protein, producing MNAPTIFSLVTTTLTLLVASFSQVTWAQGFAPEYVRIRDITYAGSGCPAGSVGSDVASDLRAFTLLFDQYQANVGPGIPLNQKRKNCQINLNLEIPNGWSYTLFTVDTRGYVSLEPGVRALQQSLYYFQGQMRSGRLQTVVYGPADRNYAARDQIPMENQVWSPCGAARSLNINTEVRVDNSAAPYRQGMITVDSIDGQFKQIYGLQWRRCS from the coding sequence ATGAACGCGCCTACCATCTTCAGTCTCGTTACCACCACATTAACGCTCCTTGTAGCGAGTTTTAGCCAGGTCACCTGGGCTCAAGGGTTTGCGCCAGAGTACGTGCGAATCCGTGACATCACCTACGCCGGTAGCGGTTGCCCGGCAGGATCTGTGGGATCCGATGTGGCGAGCGACTTGCGTGCATTTACGCTGCTGTTCGATCAATATCAGGCAAACGTAGGTCCAGGGATTCCGCTCAATCAAAAGCGCAAAAATTGCCAGATCAACCTCAATCTCGAGATCCCTAATGGCTGGTCGTACACGCTGTTTACTGTCGACACGCGCGGCTATGTATCACTAGAGCCGGGAGTGAGAGCTCTGCAGCAATCTCTCTACTACTTCCAAGGGCAGATGCGCTCCGGGCGGCTACAGACTGTGGTCTACGGCCCCGCTGATCGCAACTACGCCGCCCGAGATCAGATTCCTATGGAAAACCAAGTATGGTCCCCTTGCGGCGCCGCGCGATCCCTCAACATCAATACCGAAGTGCGGGTCGATAACAGTGCAGCACCGTACCGCCAAGGCATGATCACCGTGGACTCGATCGACGGCCAGTTTAAGCAAATCTACGGACTACAGTGGAGACGCTGCAGCTAG
- a CDS encoding DUF4360 domain-containing protein, translating to MRKILLLVTTIFSSSPLHAQGAASPPPAQVGIASISYRGSGCPPGSVATSIAPDAQAMTLIFAQFGVDTSTRAGWPMRKGCNIELMLRSLPGWQYSVVGVDIRGYANLEAGVVGVQKVAYSFGRPNVRAVDRLRIVGPFNDNFANHADIGLGDNEWSPCGRQSPGTPVNRMLLRVAINVRPQRGFTDDDGDNDPSRRGTVFPSGYMTVDAVDGGIVHRYQLAWRRCR from the coding sequence ATGCGCAAGATTTTATTATTGGTCACGACCATATTCAGCTCTAGTCCGCTCCACGCTCAGGGCGCTGCATCCCCTCCCCCAGCTCAGGTCGGCATCGCATCGATTTCCTACCGTGGCTCCGGATGTCCGCCTGGCAGCGTCGCCACTAGTATCGCCCCTGACGCGCAAGCGATGACGCTGATCTTCGCCCAGTTTGGGGTCGACACCTCAACACGTGCTGGCTGGCCCATGCGCAAGGGCTGCAACATCGAGCTCATGCTCAGGAGTTTACCCGGCTGGCAGTATTCAGTTGTTGGTGTCGACATCCGCGGTTATGCCAATCTTGAGGCCGGAGTGGTTGGTGTCCAAAAGGTGGCGTACTCCTTTGGGCGCCCGAACGTCCGCGCGGTCGATCGCCTACGCATCGTGGGACCGTTTAACGACAACTTCGCCAATCACGCTGATATCGGCCTCGGCGATAACGAGTGGTCACCCTGCGGGCGTCAGTCACCTGGGACACCTGTAAACCGCATGCTACTTCGTGTCGCTATAAACGTAAGACCGCAACGGGGTTTCACCGATGACGACGGCGATAACGATCCCAGCCGCCGTGGAACAGTATTCCCGTCTGGATATATGACGGTCGATGCAGTCGACGGCGGTATCGTACACCGCTATCAGCTGGCGTGGCGTCGATGCCGCTAA